One stretch of Lachnospiraceae bacterium oral taxon 096 DNA includes these proteins:
- the adhE gene encoding bifunctional acetaldehyde-CoA/alcohol dehydrogenase, whose protein sequence is MSKDIIDSVEKLQERLKKMRAAQKEFATFSQEKVDAIFYAAAMAADKARIPLAKLAVEETGMGVMEDKVIKNHFASEYIYNAYKDTKTVGVVEEDKAAGLKKIAEPIGIVAAVIPTTNPTSTAIFKTLVCLKTRNAIIISPHPRAKACTIAAAKVVLDAAVKAGAPEGIISWIDVPSLELTNEVMRDADIILATGGPGMVHAAYSSGKPALGVGAGNTPVIIDDTADVVLAVNSIIHSKTFDNGMICASEQSVTVLDKVYDQAKKEFLARGCYFLKKDELDKVRKTILINGALNAKIVGQSAHTIAKLAGVNVPEATKILIGEVTSVDISEEFAHEKLSPVLAMYRAKDFDEALQKAAKLVADGGYGHTSSLYVSTTETEKMHKHAEAMKTCRILINTPASQGGIGDLYNFKLTPSLTLGCGSWGGNSVSENVGVKHLLNIKTVAERRENMLWFRVPEKVYFKKGCMETALDELGTVMHKKKAFIVTDSFLYKNGNTKPITDKLDKMGIVYTCFYEIAPDPTLQSARKGVEAMRAFEPDVIIALGGGSAMDAGKIMWVMYEHPEANFEDMAMDFMDIRKRIYTFPTMGQKAYFVAIPTSSGTGSEVTPFAIITDAETGVKWPITDYQLMPNMAIVDADNMMTQPKGLTAASGIDVLTHALEAYVSMMASSYTDGIALKAMKLVFEYLPSAYENGANDPIARERMSEASCLAGMAFANAFLGVNHSMAHKLGAFHHIPHGLANAVILTRVMRYNADPVPTKMGTFPQYTYPHTKERYVECAKYCGVTGKNDDEIFENFLKKIEELKDIIGVKKTIKEYNVDEKYFLDTLDDMCEQAFNDQCTAANPRYPLVREIKELYLDAYYGR, encoded by the coding sequence ATGAGTAAGGATATCATCGATAGTGTGGAAAAATTGCAAGAGAGGTTAAAGAAGATGCGCGCTGCGCAGAAAGAATTTGCAACATTTTCACAAGAAAAGGTAGACGCAATTTTTTATGCGGCTGCAATGGCTGCCGATAAGGCAAGAATCCCATTGGCAAAGTTGGCTGTTGAAGAGACAGGAATGGGTGTCATGGAGGATAAGGTTATTAAAAACCATTTCGCTTCAGAGTATATCTACAACGCATACAAAGACACAAAGACAGTAGGTGTTGTCGAAGAGGACAAGGCAGCAGGTTTGAAGAAGATTGCTGAGCCAATCGGTATTGTCGCAGCGGTTATCCCTACGACGAACCCAACATCTACAGCAATCTTTAAGACATTGGTTTGCTTAAAGACAAGAAATGCAATTATTATCAGCCCACACCCAAGAGCAAAGGCTTGTACAATTGCAGCAGCAAAGGTTGTTTTAGATGCAGCAGTTAAGGCTGGAGCACCAGAGGGAATTATTTCTTGGATCGATGTGCCAAGCCTTGAGTTGACCAATGAGGTTATGCGCGATGCAGATATTATCTTGGCTACAGGTGGTCCTGGAATGGTTCATGCAGCATATTCATCAGGAAAGCCAGCTCTTGGTGTTGGTGCAGGTAATACCCCAGTAATTATTGATGATACAGCAGATGTTGTATTGGCCGTAAACTCCATTATTCATTCAAAGACATTTGATAACGGTATGATTTGTGCTTCTGAGCAGTCAGTGACTGTACTTGACAAGGTATATGATCAGGCAAAGAAGGAATTTCTTGCAAGAGGATGTTACTTCTTAAAGAAGGACGAGCTTGATAAGGTGAGAAAGACGATCTTAATCAATGGTGCCCTCAATGCAAAGATTGTAGGTCAGAGTGCACACACCATTGCAAAACTTGCTGGAGTCAATGTTCCAGAAGCAACAAAAATCTTAATTGGTGAGGTGACTTCTGTAGATATCAGTGAGGAGTTTGCACACGAGAAGCTTTCCCCTGTACTGGCAATGTATAGAGCAAAGGATTTTGATGAGGCTCTTCAAAAGGCAGCAAAGTTAGTAGCAGATGGTGGTTATGGTCATACATCTTCTCTCTATGTTTCTACAACAGAGACAGAAAAGATGCATAAGCATGCTGAGGCAATGAAGACTTGTCGTATCTTAATCAATACGCCAGCATCACAAGGTGGTATTGGTGATCTTTATAACTTTAAGCTCACTCCATCACTTACACTTGGCTGTGGTTCATGGGGCGGAAACTCCGTATCTGAGAATGTGGGTGTAAAGCATCTTTTAAACATCAAGACAGTAGCAGAGAGGAGAGAGAATATGCTTTGGTTTAGAGTTCCAGAGAAGGTATACTTTAAGAAGGGTTGCATGGAGACTGCTCTTGATGAGCTTGGCACAGTAATGCACAAGAAGAAAGCATTTATTGTTACAGATTCCTTCCTCTACAAGAATGGCAATACAAAGCCAATCACAGATAAGTTAGACAAGATGGGCATTGTATATACTTGCTTCTATGAGATTGCACCAGACCCAACATTGCAGAGTGCAAGAAAAGGTGTTGAGGCCATGAGAGCATTTGAGCCAGATGTCATCATCGCTCTTGGTGGTGGTTCTGCAATGGATGCAGGAAAGATTATGTGGGTAATGTATGAGCATCCAGAGGCAAACTTTGAAGATATGGCTATGGACTTTATGGATATTCGCAAGAGAATCTATACATTCCCAACAATGGGTCAGAAGGCTTACTTTGTTGCTATCCCAACATCTTCAGGAACTGGTTCAGAGGTTACACCATTTGCCATCATTACAGATGCAGAGACAGGTGTAAAGTGGCCAATTACAGATTATCAATTGATGCCAAATATGGCAATTGTTGATGCTGACAACATGATGACTCAGCCAAAGGGATTGACTGCTGCATCAGGTATTGATGTACTCACTCATGCTTTGGAGGCCTATGTATCGATGATGGCATCAAGCTATACCGATGGTATTGCACTCAAGGCAATGAAGCTTGTGTTTGAGTATTTGCCATCTGCATATGAAAACGGTGCGAATGATCCAATTGCAAGAGAGAGAATGTCTGAGGCATCTTGCCTTGCAGGTATGGCCTTTGCCAATGCATTCCTTGGTGTGAACCACTCTATGGCTCATAAATTAGGTGCTTTCCACCACATTCCACATGGACTTGCCAATGCAGTAATCTTGACAAGAGTTATGCGCTACAATGCAGATCCAGTGCCAACAAAGATGGGAACATTCCCACAGTATACATATCCACATACAAAGGAGCGCTATGTTGAGTGTGCGAAGTATTGTGGTGTGACAGGAAAGAATGATGACGAAATCTTTGAGAATTTCTTGAAGAAGATCGAGGAATTAAAGGATATTATTGGTGTAAAGAAGACAATTAAGGAGTACAATGTAGATGAGAAGTACTTCTTAGATACATTGGATGATATGTGCGAGCAGGCATTTAACGATCAGTGTACTGCTGCCAACCCAAGATATCCACTTGTTCGTGAGATCAAGGAACTGTACTTAGATGCATATTACGGAAGATAA
- a CDS encoding phosphotransferase, with protein sequence MDFEEIIVSRKNKTVYRNGNTVVKVFEKGHNKGNIFAEAVNTARMEECGVPAAKVISVGELGDRHAITLERIEGQTLEELMQAHPEKMDEYLNTFVDLQLSIHQKNCLLLTDLKAKYRRMIEGMTDIGDNTKYEILTRLDGMKSHNKICHGDFNPSNVIITKDNKAYVVDWSHTTKGNASADAAMTYLIFALKDQALADKYLGLFSEKSGIEKKNVQIWLSIVAAAQLSKGVEEEAEFLKKWMDVFDFQ encoded by the coding sequence ATGGACTTTGAAGAGATCATTGTAAGTAGAAAGAATAAGACGGTTTATCGAAATGGCAACACCGTAGTTAAGGTATTTGAAAAAGGTCACAATAAAGGAAATATCTTTGCTGAGGCAGTCAACACAGCCCGCATGGAAGAGTGCGGAGTTCCAGCTGCAAAGGTAATTTCTGTAGGCGAGCTTGGCGACAGACATGCCATCACTTTGGAGAGGATTGAGGGACAGACGCTTGAGGAGTTGATGCAGGCACATCCAGAGAAGATGGATGAGTATTTGAATACTTTTGTAGATTTGCAATTGTCTATTCATCAGAAGAATTGCCTACTTTTGACCGATTTGAAGGCAAAGTACAGAAGAATGATTGAGGGCATGACTGACATTGGAGACAACACCAAGTATGAGATTTTGACAAGACTTGATGGTATGAAGAGCCATAACAAGATTTGTCATGGAGATTTCAACCCAAGCAATGTGATTATCACAAAGGACAACAAGGCGTATGTGGTTGACTGGTCACACACGACAAAGGGAAATGCTTCTGCAGATGCAGCGATGACTTATTTGATCTTTGCACTTAAGGATCAGGCCTTGGCTGATAAGTATCTTGGTTTGTTCTCTGAAAAGAGTGGAATTGAGAAGAAGAATGTACAGATTTGGTTATCCATCGTAGCTGCTGCACAATTGTCAAAGGGCGTAGAGGAAGAGGCAGAGTTTTTGAAGAAGTGGATGGATGTATTTGATTTCCAGTAA
- the typA gene encoding translational GTPase TypA, translating to MLTKREDIRNIAIIAHVDHGKTTLVDQLLRQSGVFRENQEVVERVMDSNDIERERGITILSKNTAVSYGGVKINIIDTPGHADFGGEVERVLKMVNGVVLVVDAYEGAMPQTKFVLRKALELDLDVVCCINKCDRPEARPDEVVDEILELLMDLDANERQLDCPFIFASARSGWGRYDLADTNEDMIPLFETIIRHIPAPQGDPDAAPQVLISTIDFNEYVGRIGVGKVDNGVIRVNQDLALVNHHEPDKLKRVKIGRLYEYEGLNRIEVQEAGIGAIVAISGIPDIHIGDTLTSPENPESIPFQKISEPTISMNFMVNDSPLAGQEGKFITSRHLRDRLFKELNTDVSLRVEETESADCFKVSGRGELHLSVLIENMRREGFEFAVSKAEVIYHYDENGKKLEPMENAYIDVPDEFSGAVIQKLTGRKGELRGMSPMHNGHTRLEFNIPSRGLIGYRGEFMTDTKGNGILNTEFDDYGPYKGDMFYRKTGSLIAFESGESITYGLFNAQERGTLFIGAGEKVYAGMVIGKNGKAEDVEINVCKTKKLTNTRSSSADEALRLTTPKIMSLEESLEFIDTDELLEVTPTSLRIRKKILDPTLRKRAAIKSKTI from the coding sequence ATGTTGACAAAGAGAGAAGATATTAGAAATATTGCCATTATTGCCCATGTTGATCACGGCAAGACAACCCTTGTCGATCAGTTGTTGCGCCAAAGTGGTGTATTTCGAGAGAATCAAGAAGTTGTAGAGCGAGTGATGGATTCCAATGACATTGAAAGAGAAAGAGGAATCACCATTCTTTCAAAAAATACAGCAGTAAGTTATGGTGGGGTAAAGATCAATATTATTGATACCCCAGGACATGCGGATTTTGGTGGAGAAGTAGAGCGTGTTTTAAAGATGGTCAATGGTGTTGTTTTGGTTGTAGATGCCTATGAGGGAGCAATGCCACAGACAAAGTTTGTATTGAGAAAGGCCTTAGAGCTTGATCTTGATGTTGTTTGCTGTATCAATAAATGTGATCGCCCAGAGGCAAGACCAGATGAAGTTGTGGATGAGATTTTGGAGCTCTTGATGGATTTAGATGCCAATGAGCGTCAGCTCGATTGTCCATTTATTTTTGCCAGTGCAAGATCGGGCTGGGGAAGATATGATTTGGCGGATACCAATGAGGATATGATCCCATTGTTTGAAACGATTATTCGCCATATCCCAGCACCACAGGGAGATCCAGATGCAGCACCACAGGTGTTAATTTCGACCATTGACTTTAATGAGTATGTGGGAAGAATTGGTGTTGGAAAGGTGGATAATGGTGTTATTCGAGTAAATCAAGACCTCGCATTGGTGAACCACCACGAGCCAGATAAGTTAAAGAGAGTAAAAATTGGTCGACTGTATGAATATGAAGGCTTAAATCGCATTGAGGTGCAGGAAGCTGGCATCGGTGCCATAGTGGCAATTTCTGGTATTCCTGATATTCATATTGGAGATACTTTGACTTCACCAGAAAACCCAGAGTCTATTCCATTTCAAAAGATTTCTGAGCCAACGATTTCGATGAACTTTATGGTCAATGATTCTCCTCTTGCTGGTCAGGAAGGAAAGTTTATTACTTCAAGACATTTAAGAGATAGACTTTTTAAGGAATTAAATACGGATGTATCTCTTCGTGTGGAGGAGACAGAGTCTGCGGATTGCTTTAAGGTATCTGGTCGAGGAGAGCTACATCTTTCTGTGTTAATTGAGAATATGCGCAGAGAGGGATTTGAGTTTGCAGTAAGTAAGGCTGAGGTTATCTATCACTATGATGAGAATGGCAAGAAGCTTGAGCCAATGGAAAATGCCTATATTGATGTTCCTGATGAGTTTTCAGGTGCAGTTATTCAAAAGTTGACAGGAAGAAAGGGCGAGTTAAGAGGGATGAGCCCAATGCACAATGGGCATACAAGATTGGAATTTAATATTCCTTCCAGAGGTTTGATTGGATATCGTGGCGAATTTATGACGGATACGAAGGGAAATGGCATTCTCAATACAGAATTTGATGATTACGGTCCATATAAAGGAGATATGTTCTATAGAAAGACAGGTTCCTTGATTGCCTTTGAAAGTGGAGAGTCCATTACTTATGGTCTTTTCAATGCACAGGAGAGGGGAACACTCTTTATTGGTGCAGGTGAGAAGGTGTATGCGGGTATGGTTATTGGTAAGAATGGAAAGGCTGAAGATGTAGAGATCAATGTATGTAAGACGAAGAAGTTGACCAATACAAGATCTTCAAGTGCAGATGAGGCTCTTCGCTTGACCACACCAAAGATTATGAGTCTTGAAGAATCTCTTGAGTTTATTGATACAGATGAGCTTTTAGAGGTGACACCAACCAGTCTTCGCATTCGCAAGAAGATTCTTGATCCGACACTTCGAAAGAGAGCAGCCATTAAGAGTAAGACAATCTAA
- the aroA gene encoding 3-phosphoshikimate 1-carboxyvinyltransferase, with product MYNTNPLHGELTIPGDKSISHRSVMFASLAKGTSHIKGFLPGADCLSTIHCFRQMGIEIYQEESMVTVTGQGMRGLKKPKSILDCGNSGTTTRLISGILAGQNFTSTLTGDESIQKRPMKRIILPLTQMGASIASLRDNGCAPLQITGRPLHGITYHSPVASAQVKSAILLAGLYAEGETSVIEPSVSRNHTEIMLKAFGADVSCHDTTASVHHTDELFASNIEVPGDISSAAYFIVAALMIPNSDIILHNVGINPTRDGLLRAIEMMGGKIEILSIKNEDTEAIADLHIKSQNLHGATFGGDIIPAMIDEIPALAALACFAEGETIIKDAEELKVKESNRIKVMVEELSKMGAQIEETEDGMIIHGKHPLHSAQIDSHKDHRIAMTFSILSRAIGQDLPIIDKDCVKISYPNFYEHLHSLSS from the coding sequence ATGTATAATACCAATCCTTTACATGGAGAGTTGACGATTCCAGGAGATAAGTCGATCTCCCATCGCAGTGTTATGTTTGCTTCTCTTGCCAAGGGAACATCCCATATCAAAGGCTTTTTGCCAGGTGCAGATTGTCTTTCCACCATCCATTGTTTTCGACAAATGGGCATTGAAATCTACCAAGAAGAAAGTATGGTCACCGTCACAGGTCAAGGTATGCGAGGATTAAAAAAGCCAAAGTCCATTCTTGATTGTGGAAATAGTGGAACAACGACAAGACTCATCAGCGGAATCTTGGCAGGTCAAAACTTTACTTCTACCCTCACTGGAGATGAATCCATTCAAAAGCGTCCAATGAAGCGCATTATACTTCCACTTACTCAAATGGGGGCAAGCATTGCCAGTCTCCGTGACAATGGCTGTGCACCACTTCAAATTACAGGTCGCCCATTGCATGGTATTACTTATCACTCACCCGTAGCCAGTGCACAGGTAAAATCGGCCATTCTTCTCGCTGGTCTCTACGCTGAGGGAGAAACCTCTGTTATCGAGCCCTCTGTTTCAAGAAACCACACAGAAATTATGCTCAAAGCATTTGGAGCCGATGTTTCTTGCCACGACACCACAGCAAGTGTCCACCACACAGATGAACTATTCGCAAGCAATATTGAGGTCCCTGGAGATATTTCCTCAGCAGCTTACTTTATTGTTGCGGCACTAATGATTCCAAATTCTGACATTATTCTTCACAATGTCGGCATCAATCCAACAAGAGATGGGCTCCTTCGTGCCATTGAAATGATGGGCGGAAAGATTGAGATTCTATCCATAAAAAATGAAGACACAGAAGCAATTGCTGACCTTCACATAAAATCTCAAAATTTACATGGAGCAACTTTTGGTGGTGATATCATTCCTGCAATGATTGATGAAATTCCAGCCCTTGCAGCTTTAGCTTGTTTTGCTGAAGGTGAAACTATAATTAAGGATGCTGAAGAACTGAAGGTAAAGGAATCCAATCGCATCAAAGTGATGGTTGAAGAACTTTCTAAAATGGGTGCCCAAATTGAGGAAACGGAAGACGGTATGATTATTCATGGAAAACATCCTCTTCACTCTGCACAAATTGATTCTCATAAAGATCACCGCATTGCCATGACTTTTAGCATACTCTCAAGAGCCATTGGCCAGGATTTGCCAATCATTGACAAAGATTGCGTAAAGATTTCCTATCCAAACTTTTATGAACACCTACATTCTCTCTCCTCATAG
- a CDS encoding prephenate dehydrogenase, which yields MKKYTFGFIGFGLIGGSIAKALKNKLPDCTIYAYMRSHIKLEMAKEDGIVDVILDDIDTSFSHCDLIFLCTPVEYNAQYLEKLKPIIHSKCIITDVGSTKSSIHESVKLLGLEKNFIGGHPMAGSEKTGYENSDELLLENAYYILTPTKKTREKDLDTLTALTKLMGAIPFVMDCAEHDKTVATISHLPHLVAAALVNLVKETDNSNGVMKQLAAGGFKDITRIASSSPIMWEQICETNREAILKVLDIYLDSLKKIRDGIKNNIPSTVYQLFEESRSYRNSISDNVRGLISAQYSFSVQVADRPGSISIISAILAANSISIKNIGINHNRELGEGALRIAFYGVEDCHMAAKLLKSYHYNIIERG from the coding sequence GTGAAGAAATATACTTTTGGCTTCATCGGCTTTGGTCTAATTGGAGGCTCCATTGCCAAAGCACTAAAAAATAAATTGCCCGACTGTACCATCTATGCCTATATGAGAAGTCATATTAAATTAGAAATGGCCAAGGAGGATGGCATTGTCGATGTCATTCTCGATGACATTGATACATCGTTCTCCCACTGTGATCTTATCTTTTTATGTACTCCTGTGGAATATAATGCTCAGTACCTCGAAAAATTAAAACCGATTATCCATTCCAAATGCATAATCACAGATGTCGGCAGTACAAAATCATCCATCCATGAGAGTGTCAAGCTCCTTGGACTAGAAAAAAACTTTATTGGTGGACATCCTATGGCTGGTTCAGAAAAGACAGGCTATGAAAATTCCGACGAACTCCTTCTTGAAAATGCCTACTATATTCTGACGCCAACAAAAAAGACAAGGGAAAAAGACTTAGATACCCTCACTGCACTCACCAAACTGATGGGGGCCATTCCCTTTGTTATGGATTGTGCTGAACATGACAAAACCGTCGCAACAATCAGCCATCTTCCCCACTTAGTTGCTGCTGCACTGGTCAATCTAGTCAAGGAAACGGATAATTCCAATGGAGTAATGAAACAACTTGCTGCGGGGGGATTCAAAGATATCACACGAATTGCTTCTTCCTCTCCGATTATGTGGGAACAAATTTGTGAGACCAATCGCGAGGCCATTCTCAAAGTCCTTGACATTTATTTGGACTCCCTAAAAAAAATCCGAGATGGTATTAAAAATAATATCCCATCCACAGTCTATCAGCTCTTTGAAGAATCCCGCAGCTATCGAAACTCTATCAGCGATAATGTCCGAGGACTCATCAGTGCTCAGTACAGTTTTTCTGTTCAAGTGGCTGACCGACCAGGATCCATTTCTATTATTTCTGCCATCCTTGCTGCTAATTCCATCAGCATTAAAAACATTGGCATTAATCACAATCGTGAACTTGGCGAGGGTGCACTTCGCATTGCCTTCTATGGCGTGGAAGACTGCCATATGGCGGCAAAACTACTAAAATCTTATCACTACAATATCATTGAAAGAGGTTAA